A DNA window from Hoplias malabaricus isolate fHopMal1 chromosome 5, fHopMal1.hap1, whole genome shotgun sequence contains the following coding sequences:
- the rpusd4 gene encoding pseudouridylate synthase RPUSD4, mitochondrial, whose protein sequence is MSRIMLAKVFTGRCVNGEAAVKCRAPCFVFICREYGTASEQDCDRAGAPRAADIAAKLRQEKEKPSKREVPVSAVQRRVSELKQFTQQLQSVHPNVFAKALFRSILYQDQNIIAINKPYGVPVYNTGGIRNSIAESLPILAKIINNTQRGSQLQLCYSLEKDTTGVLLLAQTEEASKRIQSLIKSHEMENKYMAVTAGIPVPSEGVIDIPIIEKEVTGPQHHFKMGLSPLYRPDEEGDGLTRVRAHRQAHNAVTQYRVVESSSGCSLVELQPVTGVKHQLRVHMALAMSSPILGDHKYAHWNKLAPQKLPEGVLRKLGLEQSKTRHLPLHLHVRQTILPGVRGHSDITVSCPLPKYFIATLKRLRISLPEKP, encoded by the exons ATGAGTAGAATAATGTTAGCGAAAGTGTTCACCGGCCGATGTGTAAATGGCGAAGCTGCTGTAAAATGCCGAGCCccgtgttttgtgtttatttgcagAGAATACGGCACTGCTTCTGAGCAGGACTGTGACCGAGCTGGAGCTCCCAGAGCTGCGGATATCGCTGCTAAACTCCGGCAGGAAAAAGAAAAGCCCTCCAAGAGAGAG GTTCCGGTGTCTGCTGTACAGAGGAGAGTTTCAGAGCTGAAGCAGTTCACTCAGCAGCTTCAGTCTGTCCACCCCAATGTTTTCGCAAAAGCACTATTTAGGAGCATCCTCTACCAGGACCAGAACATTATAGCCATAAATAAGCCATATGGAGTGCCTGTTTACA ACACTGGGGGCATCAGGAACAGCATCGCAGAAAGTCTGCCCATCTTGGCTAAGATCATTAATAACACGCAGAGAGGCTCTCAGCTGCAGCTCTGTTACAGTCTGGAGAAAGATACAACTGGAGTTCTCCTCCTGGCTCAGACAGAGGAGGCGAGTAAGCGAATACAGAGTCTTATAAAATCACATGAAATGGAGAACAAATACAT GGCGGTCACCGCTGGCATACCTGTTCCTTCTGAGGGAGTGATTGACATCCCCATCATTGAGAAAGAGGTCACTGGGCCCCAGCATCATTTTAAG ATGGGTCTGAGTCCACTGTACAGACCAGATGAAGAAGGTGATGGACTGACCAGGGTGAGGGCTCATCGTCAAGCCCACAACGCTGTTACACAATACAGAGTGGTGGAAAGTAGCTCAGGCTGCAGTTTGGTAGAGCTCCAGCCAGTTACAG GAGTGAAACACCAGCTTCGCGTCCACATGGCACTGGCTATGAGCTCTCCCATTCTGGGAGATCATAAGTACGCTCACTGGAACAAGTTGGCTCCTCAG AAGTTACCGGAGGGCGTGCTGCGAAAGCTTGGTTTGGAGCAGAGCAAAACCCGACACCTTCCTCTTCACCTTCACGTCCGACAGACTATCCTACCAGGGGTCAGGGGTCACAGTGACATTACTGTGTCCTGCCCACTTCCCAAATACTTCATTGCAACTCTGAAAAGACTGCGGATCTCACTGCCTGAGAAGCCGTAA